In Rubrobacter radiotolerans DSM 5868, a genomic segment contains:
- a CDS encoding enoyl-CoA hydratase/isomerase family protein: protein MSESGGFEHLRFEFGERVATITLARPEKYNAIGAQMVREFGAALDAAEGSGARALVLTGAGERAFCSGVDLKERRAMTADEKWAHNRAINAFTNRLARSQVPTVAAINGLAFGGGFELTLACDFRVAVEEATFALPEVALGIVPGAGGTQRLPRLIGPSKAKELILTARRVDAREAYRLGILNEVVPAESLMARARALAEEVAKNSPFAVAHAKAAVDVALETSFEQGFRLETAAIRATLASPDYEEGLAAFAEKREPDFPPLTAQNIV, encoded by the coding sequence ATGAGCGAGAGCGGCGGGTTCGAGCACTTGCGGTTTGAGTTCGGGGAGCGGGTGGCGACGATCACGCTCGCCCGTCCGGAGAAGTACAACGCCATAGGGGCGCAGATGGTCCGGGAGTTCGGGGCGGCGCTCGATGCGGCGGAGGGTTCGGGAGCGCGGGCGCTCGTGCTCACCGGGGCCGGGGAGCGAGCGTTCTGTTCCGGGGTGGACCTCAAGGAGCGCCGCGCGATGACGGCGGATGAGAAGTGGGCGCACAACCGAGCGATAAACGCCTTCACGAACCGCCTGGCGCGCTCACAGGTCCCGACGGTCGCCGCGATCAACGGCCTGGCGTTCGGGGGCGGCTTCGAGCTTACGCTCGCCTGCGACTTCCGGGTGGCGGTAGAGGAGGCCACGTTTGCGCTGCCGGAGGTCGCGCTCGGAATAGTGCCCGGAGCGGGCGGCACGCAGCGGCTTCCGCGCCTGATCGGCCCCTCTAAGGCGAAGGAGCTCATCCTTACGGCACGCAGGGTAGACGCCCGCGAGGCCTACCGGCTCGGCATCCTGAACGAGGTCGTCCCGGCCGAAAGCCTCATGGCGCGAGCCCGCGCACTCGCCGAAGAGGTAGCGAAGAACAGCCCGTTCGCCGTCGCCCATGCGAAGGCCGCCGTGGACGTCGCGCTGGAGACAAGCTTCGAGCAGGGCTTCCGCCTGGAGACAGCCGCGATCCGGGCGACGCTCGCCTCCCCCGACTACGAAGAGGGCCTTGCCGCCTTCGCCGAGAAGCGCGAGCCCGACTTCCCGCCGCTGACCGCGCAGAACATAGTCTGA
- a CDS encoding serine hydrolase domain-containing protein → MREAADRVLAGVAQRENGVPGVVAMATDREANVYEGAAGVREVGGDEPMTTDAVFAIFSCTKAITGVAVMQLVEEDVLTLDTPAKEYAPEIAEIQVLEGFDEDGEPRTRAPKSDVTVGQLMLHTAGFGYDFFNEDLLRYGEKRGVPSVVTAKQDSLNSVLLFDPGERWEYGSNIDWVGKVVEGARGKRLGEVFRERVFEPLGMESAGFTMTDEMRARRATMHQRGEDGTLVPMPDFELPQDPEQHMGGHGLYMPVGDYMKFIRMVLNDGAGENGRVLGEETARKMGENGLGELKIKGLPGVIPQLSNDAEFFPGMPKSWGYTFMINDEDAPTGRPAGELGWAGLANLFYWIDRKNGLGGFWATQIFPFADPVSFSGYLDFESAVYSSVVPETV, encoded by the coding sequence TTGAGGGAAGCTGCGGATCGCGTGCTCGCAGGCGTCGCGCAGCGGGAGAACGGCGTCCCGGGCGTCGTTGCGATGGCGACCGACCGCGAGGCCAACGTCTACGAAGGTGCCGCGGGCGTACGGGAGGTCGGCGGGGACGAGCCGATGACGACCGACGCGGTTTTTGCGATCTTCTCCTGCACGAAAGCGATAACCGGCGTGGCGGTGATGCAGCTCGTCGAGGAGGACGTCCTCACCCTCGACACCCCGGCAAAGGAGTACGCGCCGGAGATCGCAGAGATACAGGTCCTCGAAGGCTTCGATGAAGACGGCGAGCCGAGGACCCGCGCCCCAAAGTCCGACGTAACGGTCGGGCAGCTCATGCTCCACACGGCGGGCTTCGGCTACGACTTCTTTAACGAGGACCTTCTGAGGTACGGCGAGAAGCGCGGCGTGCCGAGCGTGGTGACGGCGAAGCAGGATTCCCTGAACTCGGTCTTGCTTTTCGACCCCGGCGAGCGTTGGGAGTACGGCTCCAACATCGACTGGGTCGGGAAGGTCGTCGAAGGAGCGCGCGGCAAGCGCCTCGGGGAGGTCTTCCGGGAGAGGGTCTTCGAGCCGCTCGGCATGGAGAGCGCGGGCTTCACGATGACCGACGAGATGCGCGCCCGGCGGGCGACGATGCACCAGCGCGGGGAGGACGGCACGCTCGTCCCGATGCCGGACTTCGAGTTGCCGCAAGACCCCGAGCAGCACATGGGAGGACACGGGCTCTACATGCCGGTGGGCGACTACATGAAGTTTATCCGCATGGTGCTGAACGACGGCGCGGGCGAGAACGGCCGGGTGCTCGGGGAGGAGACCGCCCGGAAGATGGGGGAGAACGGCCTCGGGGAGCTAAAGATAAAGGGGCTTCCGGGCGTGATCCCGCAGCTCTCCAACGACGCCGAGTTCTTTCCCGGCATGCCCAAGTCGTGGGGGTACACGTTCATGATCAACGACGAAGACGCCCCGACCGGACGCCCGGCCGGAGAGCTGGGATGGGCGGGCCTTGCGAACCTCTTCTACTGGATCGACCGCAAGAACGGCCTCGGGGGGTTCTGGGCGACCCAGATCTTCCCCTTCGCCGACCCGGTCTCCTTCTCCGGCTACCTGGATTTCGAGAGCGCCGTCTACAGCTCGGTCGTTCCGGAGACCGTCTGA
- a CDS encoding xanthine dehydrogenase family protein molybdopterin-binding subunit, producing MTVETRNAVGAPLSRLDGPEKARGAARYAYEHPADEPLYLFAVQSTVASGRVKRIDTSVAEAEPGVVVVMTHENAPKLEDIGDAELAVLQSDRVGFRGQFVAGVIADSFETARYAASLVRVEYEEREHDADFRPDRSDLYAPEKLNAGFETDTDKGDLDAGLAGAEFTVNEVYTTPREHNNPMEPHATTALWSGGALTLHDSTQGVFWTQKALAPLFGLDRSQVRVVAPHVGGGFGSKGLPHANVVLVSLAARLVEGRAVKFALTRRQMFAVAGYRTPTVQRLRLGADAQGRLTAVGVEVTEQTSRIKEFAEQTGTAARMMYACKNIRTAHRLAALDVAVPSWMRAPGEAPGMFALEAAMDELAERAGLDPVELRIVNEPDVDPETDLPFSSRNLVACLREGARRFGWERRNPEPRSVRDGEWLVGYGVASSVYPVYRMGGSVAKVSAALDESGEARYAVEIGAADLGTGTWTALTQISADALGVEPRRVEVKIGDTELPNASGAGGSAGINSWGSAIVEAAGKFRETLEAEHGGTVPEEGLEVSAKMPRNPHQGEYSMYAFGAQFAEVRVNEFTGEVRVPRLLGHFAAGRIVNPRTARSQLVGGMVMGLSMALHEESVLDPRFGHVVNGDLAEYHIPVNADIGEVEVGWVEEDDPYVNPLGTKGIGELGIVGTAAAVTSAVYNATGRRVRDLPVKPDKLL from the coding sequence GTGACAGTAGAGACCCGAAACGCCGTCGGAGCCCCACTAAGCCGCCTCGACGGCCCGGAGAAGGCCCGCGGCGCCGCCCGCTACGCCTACGAGCACCCCGCAGACGAGCCGCTCTACCTCTTCGCGGTCCAGTCAACGGTCGCAAGCGGCCGCGTAAAGCGAATAGACACTAGCGTGGCAGAAGCAGAGCCGGGCGTCGTCGTTGTCATGACGCACGAGAACGCCCCGAAGCTGGAGGACATCGGCGACGCCGAGCTTGCGGTGCTCCAGTCCGACCGGGTCGGTTTCCGGGGACAGTTCGTCGCGGGCGTGATCGCGGACTCCTTCGAGACGGCCCGGTACGCAGCAAGCCTCGTGCGCGTTGAGTACGAGGAGCGCGAGCACGACGCGGACTTCCGCCCCGACCGGTCCGACCTCTACGCTCCCGAGAAGCTCAACGCCGGCTTCGAGACCGACACCGACAAGGGCGACCTCGACGCCGGGCTCGCCGGGGCGGAGTTCACCGTAAACGAGGTGTACACGACCCCGCGCGAGCACAACAACCCGATGGAGCCGCACGCGACGACCGCTCTCTGGTCGGGCGGCGCGCTCACGCTCCACGACTCGACGCAGGGCGTCTTCTGGACGCAGAAGGCCCTTGCGCCGCTCTTCGGCCTCGACCGCTCGCAGGTGCGGGTCGTCGCGCCGCACGTCGGGGGCGGGTTCGGCTCGAAGGGGCTTCCGCACGCGAACGTCGTCCTTGTCTCCCTGGCAGCGAGGCTCGTCGAGGGCCGGGCGGTGAAGTTCGCCCTGACGCGCCGGCAGATGTTCGCCGTTGCGGGCTACCGGACGCCTACGGTGCAGCGCCTGAGGCTCGGGGCCGACGCGCAGGGGAGGCTCACCGCCGTCGGGGTCGAGGTAACCGAGCAGACATCGAGGATAAAGGAGTTCGCCGAGCAGACCGGCACGGCGGCGCGCATGATGTACGCCTGCAAGAACATCCGTACGGCGCACCGCCTCGCCGCCCTCGACGTCGCCGTCCCGTCCTGGATGCGCGCCCCCGGCGAGGCCCCGGGGATGTTCGCCCTCGAAGCCGCGATGGACGAACTCGCCGAGCGGGCCGGGCTCGACCCGGTCGAGCTACGCATCGTAAACGAGCCGGACGTGGACCCGGAGACAGACCTCCCGTTCTCCAGCCGCAACCTCGTCGCGTGCCTCAGGGAAGGGGCACGCCGCTTCGGCTGGGAGCGACGGAACCCCGAGCCGCGCTCGGTGCGCGATGGGGAGTGGCTTGTGGGTTACGGGGTAGCCTCGTCGGTCTATCCGGTGTACAGGATGGGCGGCTCGGTGGCGAAGGTCTCGGCCGCTCTCGACGAGTCCGGAGAGGCTCGCTACGCGGTCGAGATCGGCGCCGCGGACCTCGGGACCGGGACCTGGACGGCGCTGACTCAGATCTCCGCCGACGCCCTCGGGGTAGAGCCCAGGCGGGTAGAGGTGAAGATCGGCGACACGGAGCTACCGAACGCCTCCGGGGCGGGAGGTTCGGCGGGGATAAACTCCTGGGGCTCGGCGATCGTCGAGGCCGCCGGGAAGTTCCGCGAGACGCTTGAGGCCGAGCACGGCGGGACGGTCCCTGAAGAGGGCCTGGAGGTCAGCGCGAAGATGCCGAGGAACCCGCATCAGGGCGAGTACTCGATGTATGCCTTCGGGGCGCAGTTCGCCGAGGTGCGGGTCAACGAGTTCACGGGCGAGGTGCGGGTCCCGAGGCTCCTCGGACACTTCGCGGCCGGGAGGATCGTCAACCCGCGCACGGCCCGCTCGCAGCTCGTCGGGGGGATGGTGATGGGTCTCTCGATGGCGCTGCACGAGGAGAGCGTACTCGACCCTCGATTCGGGCACGTCGTGAACGGCGACCTCGCCGAGTACCACATCCCGGTGAACGCCGACATCGGGGAGGTCGAGGTCGGCTGGGTCGAGGAGGACGACCCCTACGTGAACCCGCTCGGGACAAAGGGGATAGGGGAGCTCGGCATCGTCGGGACCGCCGCCGCCGTTACGAGCGCGGTCTACAACGCGACCGGAAGACGCGTGCGCGACCTGCCCGTGAAGCCCGACAAGCTCCTGTAG
- a CDS encoding MFS transporter, whose protein sequence is MANIPRPPVDEAQIRACSPESAPRGASWTGAWVLVATILASSMAFIDGTITNVALPVLQEDLGASAAEALWVVEAYALFLAALILVGGSLGDHLGRRRVFLFGVVVFTVASVGCGLAQNPEGLIVARAVSGIGGALMVPGSLAIVGNYFSEEERGRAIGTWSGFSGITTALGPVVGGFLIENVSWRAAFFLNVPIALIVVLVALRYVPESFDPDARRLDLPGAALATLGLGGVVFALIEAPVRGLSDGLVVVSGLVGVVSLAGFVFVEGRSAEPMMPLSLFRSRLFGGANLLTFLLYAGLGGALYFLPFNLIQVHGYSATAAGSAFLPFVVLTFLLSRWAGGLVPRIGPRPPLVVGPCVAALGFVLFALPGTGGSYWGTFFPAIVVLGLGMSLVIAPLTTTALGAVDDAQAGLASGVNNAVSRIGGLLAVPVMGAVVLAAFSFGLEARLADLDLPPDAEERILADRNSLAGLTVPDGLSGEQAADVEGAVGESFVGGFRLVMLLAAGLALASALAAATILPSSRKGSPPGPSP, encoded by the coding sequence GTGGCGAACATCCCGCGACCACCAGTGGACGAGGCTCAGATCCGGGCCTGCTCGCCGGAGTCCGCGCCGCGAGGCGCGTCGTGGACGGGGGCGTGGGTCCTCGTGGCGACTATCCTCGCCTCCAGCATGGCGTTCATTGACGGGACGATCACGAACGTCGCGCTGCCGGTGCTTCAGGAGGACCTCGGGGCGAGCGCCGCCGAGGCGCTCTGGGTGGTCGAGGCGTACGCGCTCTTTCTTGCGGCCCTGATCCTTGTCGGCGGCTCGCTCGGGGACCACCTCGGGAGGCGGCGGGTCTTTCTTTTCGGGGTTGTGGTCTTTACGGTCGCCTCGGTCGGGTGCGGGCTGGCGCAGAACCCGGAGGGGCTTATCGTCGCAAGGGCGGTGAGCGGGATCGGCGGTGCGCTCATGGTCCCCGGCTCGCTCGCTATCGTCGGGAACTACTTCAGCGAGGAGGAGCGCGGGAGGGCGATCGGGACCTGGAGCGGCTTCTCCGGGATAACGACCGCGCTCGGGCCGGTCGTCGGGGGGTTCCTGATCGAGAACGTCTCCTGGCGGGCGGCGTTCTTCCTGAACGTCCCGATAGCCCTGATCGTGGTCCTCGTCGCGCTGCGCTACGTCCCGGAGAGCTTCGACCCGGACGCCCGTCGCCTCGACCTTCCGGGGGCGGCGCTCGCGACGCTCGGTCTCGGCGGGGTCGTGTTCGCCCTGATCGAAGCCCCCGTCCGGGGCCTCTCTGACGGGCTGGTCGTTGTCTCGGGGCTCGTCGGGGTCGTATCGCTCGCCGGGTTCGTCTTTGTCGAGGGGCGCAGCGCGGAGCCGATGATGCCGCTCTCGCTCTTTCGCTCGCGGCTCTTCGGCGGGGCGAACCTGCTGACGTTCCTTCTGTATGCCGGCCTCGGCGGGGCGCTGTACTTTCTGCCGTTCAACCTCATTCAGGTCCACGGCTACTCGGCGACGGCGGCCGGGAGCGCGTTTCTGCCGTTCGTCGTCCTGACGTTCCTGCTCTCGCGCTGGGCCGGGGGGCTCGTGCCGCGGATCGGACCCCGACCGCCGCTCGTTGTCGGGCCGTGCGTTGCGGCTCTCGGGTTCGTGCTGTTCGCGCTGCCGGGGACGGGCGGCTCGTACTGGGGAACGTTCTTTCCGGCGATCGTCGTTCTCGGGCTCGGGATGTCGCTCGTTATCGCTCCGCTCACCACGACCGCGCTCGGTGCCGTGGACGACGCTCAGGCCGGGCTCGCCTCGGGCGTGAACAACGCGGTCTCGCGGATCGGGGGGCTCCTCGCGGTCCCGGTGATGGGGGCGGTCGTCCTTGCCGCGTTCTCCTTTGGCCTCGAAGCCCGGCTCGCCGACCTCGACCTGCCGCCAGACGCCGAGGAGAGGATCCTCGCCGACCGGAACAGCCTCGCCGGGCTCACGGTCCCGGACGGTCTCTCTGGCGAGCAGGCGGCGGACGTCGAGGGGGCCGTCGGGGAGTCGTTTGTCGGGGGCTTCCGGCTCGTGATGCTCCTTGCGGCGGGCCTCGCCCTTGCGAGCGCTCTGGCGGCGGCGACGATCCTCCCTTCGTCTCGCAAGGGGTCCCCGCCCGGTCCGTCGCCCTAG
- a CDS encoding pyridoxal phosphate-dependent aminotransferase, giving the protein MRLAGRMDRLGTESAFGVLAKAKALEASGRDVIHLEIGEPDFETPEHIIEAGCQALREGHTHYTPAAGVPELREAIAEEVSRSRGVPVGAEQVVVTPGGKPVMFFAILALVERGDEVVLPDPSFPIYASMVRFAGGVPVPVPLRQENDFRLDGEEFRAAVGERTRLVILNSPANPTGGVLAREDLAAVAETLREFPEAVVLSDEIYSKLVFSGDFASITAEEGFSPSERTIILDGFSKTYAMTGWRIGYGVMPVELAGHVERLQVNSNSCTNAATQQAALAALGGPQDAVGEMREEFRARRDLLTEGLNSLPGFECALPKGAFYAFPRITGTGYTADDLADRLLSEAGVACLSGTGFGEYGEGHLRFSCANSREALGEAVERIGAFLDRAGR; this is encoded by the coding sequence ATGAGGCTCGCGGGAAGGATGGATCGGCTCGGGACGGAGAGCGCGTTCGGCGTGCTCGCGAAGGCGAAAGCTCTGGAGGCGAGCGGGCGGGACGTCATACACCTTGAGATCGGCGAGCCCGACTTCGAGACTCCGGAGCACATCATCGAGGCCGGTTGCCAGGCGCTCCGGGAGGGGCACACGCACTACACCCCGGCCGCGGGCGTGCCCGAGCTTCGGGAGGCCATAGCTGAGGAGGTCTCCCGAAGCCGGGGGGTTCCCGTAGGGGCGGAGCAGGTCGTCGTTACGCCCGGGGGAAAACCCGTGATGTTCTTCGCCATCCTCGCGCTCGTCGAGCGGGGCGACGAGGTCGTGCTGCCGGACCCTTCGTTCCCGATCTACGCCTCGATGGTCCGCTTCGCGGGCGGGGTCCCGGTCCCCGTGCCGCTTCGGCAGGAGAACGACTTTCGCCTAGACGGGGAGGAGTTCCGGGCGGCGGTAGGCGAGCGGACGCGGCTCGTTATCCTCAACTCCCCGGCCAACCCGACGGGCGGCGTCCTTGCGCGAGAGGACCTCGCCGCGGTCGCCGAAACGCTCCGGGAGTTCCCGGAAGCGGTGGTCCTCTCGGACGAGATCTACTCGAAGCTCGTCTTCTCCGGGGACTTCGCAAGCATCACCGCCGAGGAGGGCTTCTCCCCCTCGGAACGAACGATAATCCTCGACGGCTTCTCGAAGACCTACGCGATGACGGGCTGGCGCATCGGCTACGGGGTGATGCCGGTGGAGCTTGCCGGGCACGTGGAGCGGTTGCAGGTCAACTCGAACTCCTGCACGAACGCCGCGACGCAGCAGGCCGCTCTCGCCGCGCTCGGGGGACCGCAGGACGCGGTAGGGGAGATGCGCGAGGAGTTCCGCGCGCGCCGGGACCTTCTCACGGAGGGCCTCAACTCGCTACCCGGCTTTGAGTGCGCGCTCCCGAAGGGGGCCTTCTACGCCTTTCCGCGCATAACGGGCACGGGCTACACGGCCGACGACCTCGCCGACCGGCTGCTCTCCGAGGCCGGGGTAGCGTGTCTCTCCGGGACGGGGTTCGGAGAGTACGGCGAGGGGCACCTGCGCTTCTCGTGCGCGAACTCGCGGGAGGCTCTGGGCGAGGCCGTCGAGAGGATCGGGGCCTTCCTGGATCGCGCAGGCCGGTAG
- the typA gene encoding translational GTPase TypA: MEYRNIAIIAHIDHGKTTLVDALFRATLDPGRGRHTEERAMDSNVLERERGITILAKNTAVEYEGVKVNIVDTPGHADFGGEVERVLGMVDGCLLLVDAAEGPMPQTRFVLGKALALGLKPIVVVNKIDRADARPDEVVDLTFDLMADLGATDEQLDFPVLYAVARDGRAFSDPGSPRDDMTELFETVLEHIPAPGGEPDAPFQMLVTTLDYSEYLGRIVIGRVERGRVGRGEAVAVIHKDGSQSRSRVAQAFTHLGMERLDVEEVSVGDIVALAGLPEAEIGETVASPELPEALPVLTVDEPTVSVTLQPNTSPFAGKEGRFVTSRQIRERLLREVETNVSLRVTELRPDEFEVAGRGELHLSVLLETMRREGYEMQVGSPQVIVREEGGKKSEPYERLVLDVPEEHASGVIGVLTSRRGQLTEMEPKSARTRIEFRIPARSLFGFRTQFLTMTQGEGIMSHVFDGYGPWAGEVKTRGTGSLVASEAGSAFAYSIWKLQDRGEFFITPATPVYVGMVVGENSREGDLNVNVCKNKKLTNVRSAGADDALNLTPPRKMTLEDALEYIRDDELVEITPESIRLRKKILSPSFRK, translated from the coding sequence ATGGAATACCGCAACATCGCCATAATCGCACACATAGACCACGGCAAGACCACGCTCGTGGACGCGCTCTTTCGGGCGACGCTCGACCCCGGACGCGGGAGGCACACCGAGGAGCGGGCGATGGACTCGAACGTGCTCGAACGGGAGCGGGGGATCACGATCCTCGCCAAGAACACCGCCGTCGAGTACGAGGGTGTGAAGGTCAACATCGTAGACACCCCCGGGCACGCCGACTTCGGCGGCGAGGTCGAGCGCGTCCTCGGGATGGTGGACGGGTGTCTTTTGCTTGTAGACGCCGCAGAGGGCCCGATGCCCCAGACCCGCTTCGTGCTCGGCAAGGCGCTCGCGCTCGGGCTGAAGCCGATCGTCGTCGTGAACAAGATCGACCGCGCCGACGCCCGGCCCGACGAGGTCGTGGACTTGACCTTCGACCTTATGGCCGACCTCGGGGCGACCGACGAGCAGCTCGACTTCCCCGTCCTCTACGCCGTTGCGCGCGACGGCCGGGCGTTCAGCGACCCCGGTAGCCCGAGGGACGACATGACGGAGCTCTTCGAGACCGTCCTTGAGCACATCCCCGCCCCCGGGGGCGAGCCGGACGCGCCGTTTCAGATGCTCGTCACGACGCTCGACTACTCGGAGTACCTCGGGCGGATCGTCATCGGGCGCGTGGAGCGCGGACGCGTCGGGCGGGGCGAGGCGGTGGCCGTGATCCACAAGGACGGCTCGCAGAGCCGCTCGCGCGTCGCGCAGGCGTTCACGCACCTCGGGATGGAGCGGCTCGACGTCGAGGAGGTCTCGGTCGGGGACATCGTCGCGCTCGCCGGTCTTCCGGAGGCGGAGATCGGGGAGACCGTGGCAAGCCCGGAGTTGCCCGAGGCGCTCCCGGTCCTCACCGTTGACGAGCCGACGGTGAGCGTTACGCTCCAGCCGAACACGAGCCCCTTTGCGGGCAAGGAAGGCCGCTTCGTGACGTCGCGGCAGATAAGGGAGCGGCTTCTGCGGGAGGTCGAGACGAACGTCTCGCTGCGCGTCACGGAGCTCAGGCCCGACGAGTTCGAGGTCGCCGGGCGCGGGGAGCTTCACCTGTCGGTGCTGCTTGAGACGATGCGGCGCGAGGGTTACGAGATGCAGGTCGGCTCCCCGCAGGTGATCGTCCGCGAGGAAGGGGGAAAGAAGAGCGAGCCCTACGAGCGGCTCGTCCTCGACGTCCCCGAGGAGCACGCATCGGGCGTGATCGGGGTCCTCACGAGCCGCCGGGGCCAGCTCACGGAGATGGAGCCCAAGTCCGCAAGGACGCGCATCGAGTTCCGGATACCTGCAAGGTCCCTTTTCGGCTTCAGGACGCAGTTCCTCACGATGACGCAGGGCGAGGGGATAATGAGCCACGTCTTTGACGGCTACGGCCCCTGGGCCGGGGAGGTGAAGACCCGCGGCACCGGGAGCCTCGTCGCCTCCGAGGCCGGGAGCGCGTTTGCGTACTCGATCTGGAAGCTTCAGGACCGGGGCGAGTTCTTTATAACCCCTGCCACGCCCGTCTACGTCGGGATGGTCGTCGGGGAGAACAGCCGCGAGGGCGATCTGAACGTGAACGTCTGCAAGAACAAGAAGCTCACGAACGTCAGGAGCGCCGGAGCCGACGACGCCCTGAACCTCACCCCGCCGCGCAAGATGACCCTCGAAGACGCCCTTGAGTACATAAGAGACGACGAGCTCGTCGAGATCACCCCCGAGAGCATCCGCCTGAGAAAGAAGATACTCTCCCCGAGCTTCCGCAAGTAA
- a CDS encoding histidine phosphatase family protein, protein MQRLAVRIALCAVLCLALAGCAGASPDEETTGQSASGEQTEETTATGPVAPAELGERLAAGGYVVYLRHAATDLSESDAELRSLQDLSDCSLQRNLTGEGREQAEEIGAAFERAGIPVGEVLASPYCRNRETAELAFGRVEATEDLLSPEYVPEDEAERFADFAPVVRGLISETPPEGENTVLVGHESVLRTVTGESVEEGGAAIFQPLGGEEYRFVGSVAPDEWSEFGAEG, encoded by the coding sequence GTGCAGCGCCTTGCGGTCCGCATCGCGCTGTGCGCGGTTCTTTGCCTCGCGCTCGCCGGTTGCGCGGGGGCTTCTCCGGACGAGGAGACGACCGGCCAGTCGGCGAGCGGCGAACAGACGGAAGAGACCACCGCGACCGGACCCGTCGCGCCGGCGGAGCTCGGGGAGCGCCTCGCAGCGGGAGGGTACGTAGTCTACCTCCGCCACGCCGCCACCGACCTCTCCGAGTCGGACGCCGAGCTTAGGAGCCTGCAAGACCTCTCGGACTGCTCGCTCCAGCGCAACCTGACCGGGGAAGGCCGCGAGCAGGCCGAAGAGATCGGAGCCGCCTTCGAGCGAGCCGGGATACCGGTCGGGGAGGTGCTCGCGAGCCCCTACTGCCGCAACCGCGAGACGGCGGAGCTGGCCTTCGGTCGGGTCGAGGCGACGGAAGACCTCCTCTCCCCCGAGTACGTCCCCGAGGACGAGGCCGAGCGCTTCGCGGACTTCGCACCCGTCGTCCGGGGCCTTATCTCCGAGACGCCGCCTGAGGGCGAGAACACCGTCCTTGTCGGCCACGAGTCGGTCCTGCGAACGGTTACGGGCGAGTCGGTCGAGGAGGGCGGCGCGGCTATCTTCCAGCCACTCGGGGGTGAGGAGTACCGCTTCGTCGGCTCGGTAGCCCCCGACGAGTGGAGCGAATTCGGGGCGGAGGGCTGA
- a CDS encoding DUF305 domain-containing protein, with product MGDNGTRLAVGAVVVASLAAAVLAFALYAGSRTPGDTSPETGFARDMLVHHAQAVEMATIVADRTEDERIETLATDMVLTQQAQIGQMQGWLADWGLSQVGPEPQMAWMGHALDDGERMPGMASPEELAELREASPEQADTLFLQLMISHHRSAIPMAEAALERTDRPAVTRLAEAIRDAQEGEISLMEDLLAERDAPVPEGGDGHGDHSSH from the coding sequence ATGGGGGATAACGGAACGAGGCTCGCCGTCGGGGCGGTTGTTGTCGCCTCGCTTGCGGCGGCGGTTCTTGCCTTCGCGCTCTACGCGGGCTCCCGTACGCCCGGGGATACCTCCCCCGAGACCGGGTTCGCCCGGGACATGCTCGTACACCACGCCCAGGCCGTCGAGATGGCGACGATCGTCGCCGACCGGACCGAAGACGAGCGCATAGAGACGCTCGCCACCGACATGGTGCTTACGCAGCAGGCCCAGATCGGCCAGATGCAGGGCTGGCTGGCGGACTGGGGGCTCTCGCAGGTCGGGCCGGAGCCGCAGATGGCCTGGATGGGACACGCTCTGGACGACGGCGAGAGGATGCCCGGCATGGCGAGCCCCGAAGAGCTTGCCGAGCTGCGGGAGGCGAGCCCCGAGCAGGCCGACACGCTCTTTCTTCAGCTCATGATCTCGCACCACCGCTCGGCGATTCCAATGGCCGAGGCCGCCCTCGAAAGAACGGACCGGCCCGCCGTTACAAGGCTCGCCGAGGCGATCCGGGACGCGCAGGAGGGGGAGATCTCCCTCATGGAGGACCTCCTCGCCGAGCGCGACGCTCCCGTCCCCGAAGGCGGCGACGGGCACGGGGACCACTCCTCCCACTAG
- a CDS encoding DUF3105 domain-containing protein, translating into MSRGTGRGERRVHSVERERPWALIIAGAIAAAVILALVVVIFIDSRQQASSTAPEGVEEFDVGGAGQHTEGTVEYAQNPPAGGEHHPNWQNCGFYTQPVRNETAVHSLEHGAVWITYSPDLPADQLETIGQLATNQSYVLASPYEDLPSPIVASAWGYQLQLDSANDPALEQFLRAYVQGPQTPEPGAACTGGVGTPS; encoded by the coding sequence TTGAGCAGAGGCACGGGCCGGGGAGAGCGTCGGGTACACAGCGTCGAGCGGGAGCGGCCGTGGGCTTTGATTATCGCCGGGGCGATCGCCGCGGCCGTAATCCTTGCGCTTGTCGTGGTGATCTTTATCGACTCGCGCCAGCAAGCGTCGAGCACCGCGCCCGAGGGCGTCGAGGAGTTCGACGTTGGTGGGGCCGGACAGCACACCGAAGGCACCGTCGAGTACGCTCAGAACCCGCCCGCGGGCGGCGAGCACCACCCGAACTGGCAGAACTGCGGCTTCTATACCCAGCCGGTAAGGAACGAGACCGCCGTCCACTCCCTGGAGCACGGGGCGGTGTGGATCACCTACAGCCCGGACCTTCCGGCCGATCAGCTCGAGACGATAGGCCAGCTCGCCACAAACCAGTCCTACGTGCTCGCGAGCCCCTACGAGGACCTGCCGTCGCCCATAGTCGCGAGCGCGTGGGGTTACCAGCTCCAGCTCGACTCCGCCAACGACCCGGCTCTTGAACAGTTCCTGCGCGCCTACGTCCAGGGACCGCAGACCCCCGAGCCCGGTGCGGCCTGCACCGGCGGCGTCGGGACCCCCTCCTGA